A region of the Candidatus Methylomirabilota bacterium genome:
GAGCGGCCGCGGCCTCCAGATCGCCAACCTCGCGTGCGGCATGCGCGAGATCCACACCGTCCACGAATGGATCGACGTGAAGGACATGGTCGCGACCGCCGAGCTCCTGGTCGAGACCGTGCGCCTGAACGCGGCCGGGTGAACCCATGGGCCTGGTGCTGAAGAACGGTGAGGTGCTGGACCCGGGCGCCGGCCTCGCGGGCCGCCTCGACGTGCGCGTGCGCGACGGGATGGTCGCCGAGGTGGGCGCGGGGCTCGCCCCCGACGGCGACGCGGTGCTCGACGTCGCGGGTCGCCTCGTCCTCCCCGGCCTCATCGATCTGCACGCCCACTGCTTCATCGGCGGCGCCGACTTCGGGCCGCGGACCGACGACGTCGCGCGCAGCACGGGCGTGACGACCTGGGTGGACGGAGGCTCGACCGGCGCCGGAAACTTCGAGGGGATGCGCGAGTGGGTGCTCTCGCGCTCCCGCGTGCGCATGCTTGCCTTCCTCAACATCTCGGCGATCGGGCTCATGTACCTGAAAGTCGGCGAGCTGAACCACCTCGCCTACGCCGACGTCGACGCCGCGGTCGGCGTCGGCAAGGACCACCGCGACCTGATCCTCGGCATCAAGGTGAGGAGCCAGCTCGAGGTCGTCGGCGACGCGGGGCTCGAGCCCCTGAAGCGCGCGGTGCGCGCGGCGGACGCGCTCGGCGGAAGGGTCATGGTCCACTGCACCAACCCACCGGCGCCCCTGGGCGAGCTCCTCTCGCACTTGCGCCCCGGCGACATCGTGAGCCACTTCCTCCACGGGCGCGGCCACGGGATCCTGGACGAGAAGGGCCAGGTGAGGCGCGAGATCCGCCAGGCGCGCGAGCGCGGCATCGTGTTCGACGTCGCCCACGGCAGGATGCACGTGAAGTTCCCGATCGCGCGCGCCGCGATCCAGCAGGGCTTCTATCCCGACACGATCTCCTCGGACCTCACGACGGGCGGCTCGGCGGGCTGCGTGAAGGACCTGCCGACGACGATGGGAAAGTTCCTCAACCTGGGCATGCCGCTCGCCGAGGTCGCGCGCGCCGTGACCGCCGGCCCCGCGAAGGCGATCGGCCGCGCCGGCCAGCTCGGGACGCTCAAGCCGGGCGCCGTCGCCGACGTCGCGGTGTTCCAGCTCGAGTCCGGCGAGTTCGACTTCGAGGACGCGCACGGCGAGCACATGACGGGGAAGCAGCGCTTCACGCCCGTGCTCACGCTGCGCGCGGGGGAGATCTGGTGGCGGCGGGCCTAGCGGTGTATTCAAAATTGGGCGTTGACTTGACGTCCGGCGACGCGAGAATCAGGTAGGGGTCACGATGGACGCGACGATCGAGCTCAAGCGGCGACGGTTCTCCGTGAAGGAGTACCACCGGCTGATCGAGGTGGGCGTCCTCACGAAGGACGATCGGGTCGAGCTGCTCGAGGGCGAGATCGTCGAGATGACTCCTATCGGAGAGCGTCACGCCGGCACGGTCAACCGTCTCACGCATCTGTTCGTCTCATGGTTCGGGGCCAGGGCCGTCGTGCATGTGCAGAGCCCGATCCTCCTCGGCCCGGAGGTCTCCGTCCCTCAGCCCGATGTCGC
Encoded here:
- a CDS encoding amidohydrolase/deacetylase family metallohydrolase → MGLVLKNGEVLDPGAGLAGRLDVRVRDGMVAEVGAGLAPDGDAVLDVAGRLVLPGLIDLHAHCFIGGADFGPRTDDVARSTGVTTWVDGGSTGAGNFEGMREWVLSRSRVRMLAFLNISAIGLMYLKVGELNHLAYADVDAAVGVGKDHRDLILGIKVRSQLEVVGDAGLEPLKRAVRAADALGGRVMVHCTNPPAPLGELLSHLRPGDIVSHFLHGRGHGILDEKGQVRREIRQARERGIVFDVAHGRMHVKFPIARAAIQQGFYPDTISSDLTTGGSAGCVKDLPTTMGKFLNLGMPLAEVARAVTAGPAKAIGRAGQLGTLKPGAVADVAVFQLESGEFDFEDAHGEHMTGKQRFTPVLTLRAGEIWWRRA